The proteins below are encoded in one region of Nilaparvata lugens isolate BPH chromosome X, ASM1435652v1, whole genome shotgun sequence:
- the LOC111058058 gene encoding uncharacterized protein LOC111058058: MLEEYVYPQLDDIEAEKGLVYFQQDGAPPHFSLRVRESLDARFGNRWIGRKGPIPWPPRSPDMTPLDFFFWGHIKNLVYVEKILNVRHLRERIVNCVASVPPDMLARTWEEVEYRFDMCRATHGAHIELY, from the coding sequence ATGTTAGAGGAGTATGTTTATCCTCAGTTGGATGACATTGAGGCGGAGAAAGGTTTAGTTTATTTCCAACAAGATGGGGCGCCACCACACTTCAGTTTGCGTGTCCGTGAGTCACTGGACGCTCGTTTCGGCAACAGGTGGATTGGAAGGAAAGGACCTATTCCATGGCCACCAAGGAGCCCTGATATGACTCCGTTGGACTTTTTCTTCTGGGGGCATATCAAGAATCTTGTATATGTGGAGAAAATTCTAAATGTTCGCCATCTCAGGGAACGAATAGTGAATTGTGTGGCGTCCGTTCCCCCAGACATGCTCGCCAGGACATGGGAAGAGGTAGAATACCGTTTCGACATGTGCCGTGCCACTCACGGAGCTCACATTGAACTTTACTAA